Proteins from a single region of Hordeum vulgare subsp. vulgare chromosome 6H, MorexV3_pseudomolecules_assembly, whole genome shotgun sequence:
- the LOC123405649 gene encoding translation initiation factor IF-2-like, with protein sequence MSTSHTDAQEDKEAMGCSWFPATSRPHPSQAVAVGTTTTNLRHRRLSLLTRASETEDVGSPAAQAPRAAEAAHVRPPPGPHNPVARVAAGPSMAPNHAPGTDVVVEEPRDPAQCRRPLHRPRAPLPRPRTGLERLVRQESRPGAVPPPAWPVQAKHQKARHQSEHQGLGRPVQALVHGDAVHRDGNQPGGLGTDEDHGCCGCGGVARPHHGGDDGSDDVDRRHEQGAGTRTEDHEASLTFPFLPVSILSRRLSPA encoded by the exons ATGTCGACCAGCCATACAGACGCCCAAGAGGATAAGGAGGCGATGGGATGTTCCTGGTTCCCAGCGACTAGTCGTCCTCATCCATCTCAAGCGGTGGCTgtcggcaccaccaccaccaacctcCGCCACCGGCGACTGTCTTTACTGACGCGAG CGTCGGAGACGGAAGACGTGGGGAGTCCGGCTGCGCAGGCTCCACGGGCGGCAGAGGCGGCCCATGTTCGGCCTCCTCCTGGACCTCATAATCCTGTGGCGAGGGTGGCTGCAGGACCATCCATGGCCCCCAACCATGCACCGGGCACAGACGTGGTGGTGGAGGAGCCGCGAGATCCGGCTCAATGTCGACGTCCATTGCATCGTCCGCGGGCTCCATTACCTCGTCCGCGTACAGGTTTGGAGCGGCTGGTCCGGCAAGAATCCAGGCCGGGAGCGGTGCCGCCGCCGGCATGGCCGGTTCAGGCGAAGCACCAGAAGGCCCGACACCAAAGTGAGCACCAAGGCCTTGGGCGCCCTGTCCAAGCCTTGGTCCATGGCGACGCCGTCCATAGAGACGGAAACCAGCCCGGCGGCCTCGGAACCGACGAAGATCACGGGTGTTGCGGTTGTGGCGGCGTAGCCCGCCCACACCATGGCGGCGACGACGGCTCTGACGACGTCGACCGCCGTCATGAACAAGGCGCAGGAACAAGGACAGAAGACCACGAGGCATCTCTCACCTTTCCCTTTCTTCCTGTCTCAATCCTTTCCCGGCGATTGTCGCCGGCGTAA